The proteins below are encoded in one region of Doryrhamphus excisus isolate RoL2022-K1 chromosome 4, RoL_Dexc_1.0, whole genome shotgun sequence:
- the LOC131128280 gene encoding uncharacterized protein LOC131128280 has protein sequence MATSDKKRSSYFSPLELDILMRSYGEFESNTAAAAKERESAWEKITARVNACNPTGEKRTWKQLKMKYKNIVQTANRKRASARKTGGGPPPPRLTEAEEQAMSQTVGRPVAEGIPGGTSSSDMITQEPPALIRYSEGVLGLVDPCATLTDDEDDGTTMSAAFSVVSEREPERPTESMAGQQEEGPSTSTAQIDTLPLKEIYKVHLLKTVQKTENEMVLLDRQITKTDLEIELLKHKLEVGAWS, from the exons atggcaacgagtgataagaaaagatcgtcatatttcagtcctctggaactggatatattaatgcggtcatacggcgaatttgaaagcaacacggctgcagcagcgaaagaacgcgagtcggcgtgggagaagattactgctcgagtcaatgc atgtaatcccaccggcgaaaaaagaacgtggaagcagctgaagatgaaatataaaaacattgttcaaacag ccaacagaaagcgggcatctgcccgcaaaactggcggaggaccacccccaccacgtctgaccgaggcagaggagcaggccatgagtcagactgtcgggaggccagtcgcagaggggatccctggaggaacctcatcctcggacatgattacacaggagccaccagccttgataagat attctgaaggcgtacttggtctagtggatccatgtgccactttaact gatgatgaagatgatgggaccacaatgtctgctgccttctctgtggtgtctgagagggagcccgagaggcctacagag agcatggctgggcagcaggaagagggtccctcaacctccacagcacagattgacaca ctaccactaaaagaaatctacaaagtgcatttattaaaaacagtacaaaaaacagaaaacgaaatggtgctgctggaccgccagataactaaaacggatctggaaattgaattattaaaacacaagttagaggtgggtgcatggtcatag